The DNA sequence TAGGTTGTGAATGTTATCTGAATTAATATTTGTAGGTTCTCACATTTTATTTTgtccttcctttttttgtgaGTGTCTTTTGTTACTTATGAATTTATGTGAATCTTGTTTGTCCATTTGAAGGCTGATACTAGACTGTAACTTTCAGAAGTCAGTTGAAGAGCATGGGTCGTGGAGTTAGCAGTGGTGGTGGTCAAAGTTCCTTGGGTTATCTTTTTGGCAGTGGAGAGGCCCCTGCCGCAAAACCGGCAACAAACAATGCCCCAGCCCAACCTGAAGTGCAGGCTGTAAATAATGCGCCTCCTTCAAAAGCATCTCCTCCTACTAAAACAATAGACCCTAACAAGGCTGCTGGTATAAACAGTCATTCTACTGATGGCCAGAACACCGGCAACTTCATCACGGTATtaacttatatttaatttctttttttcccaaGTTGTTATAGTTTAGGCTCTATGTCAAGAACCAACTATACCAAAAGCTTAAACTGTTAGATGAAGACACATGAATGGTTTTATATTATGTCTCTTAACACTTGAATGGTTTTATATTATGTCTCTAACACATGAATGGTTTTATATGATGTCTCTAACATATGAATGGTTTTATATCATGGCACTACAAGGGATTAAATCTTGTAGACTGCACACTTACAAAATTAGATTTGATTGTCCCCAATATGTGTTTTAATTGTCTTATATGTATTGTACTGTACTGTAATAATTTTGTTACTGTGGGTTCATATAGATAATTTTATGTCAACtcacatgttgaaaattcaaaataattaggtCTGGATGTATCAGTCTAGTTAGCTATACTATCTGAACTAGTGTGAAAATTATCAAGTATTTGGAAAATAAGAATTATCATCTGGGTTTTGTTTTTACTGCTATATTATGCATAAGAATCAAAAGATTGATTTTGCTTATTCAGTGAGAGTTAATCTACTTAATCTTCTATTTAGGATTTGTTTGCTATGTATTTAACCTTGAATATCAGCAGTCAGCACTGACTGTTGCTCATATTGCTTAATGTTGACTTCCTATCAGTATATTTTCAATCTGGACCTAGGTGTGTTTATTTGAACTCTAGTGGCAAATTTATTAGAATACCTTTATATCAATGATAGATATAGAGCTTCCAATCTTGTCTTGTAAACAGAATTCGATACTGTTTGCAGGCAATTAGCATTTAACATTGTGGTGAATAAGGTGTGGTTATTGTACTAGAGTGATGTCTTACAAGTTGAATTGAAACTACATTCAGATGATACTTTCCATAACATTCTGAAGAGATGCATGAAAGCTAGATATATAGCTTGTCTGCCCATGCTTAGATTGTATTTTCCCTGGAATTTATCtggattgatatttttctttttcaatttggcTGCAGGACCGACCCTCAACCAAGGTCCATGCTGCCCCTGGTGGTGGTTCTTCTCTGAGTTATCTCTTTGGTGGACCTGGAGAGGGGAAATGATACCTTGCTTGCAAAGCTTTTGCTCGATGAACGATTTATTTTGGAAATTCAGGTCGTGGAAACATAATAGAAGATATGGTGTATTGTAGGTTATGGTTGCTTGGATAATTGGGTCAAGAGTGCTATATTTTGGATGTGCTAAACATCTATTACAGAACTTTGTTTGACagaaactaaaatttctattaagTGCTCATTTGCTTAAACTTTGTATTTCTTGTTTTcctagttatttatttaatctgtTATCATGCACGGATTATTTTTAAGGATACGAAAACTCATGCTGAAATCCAGGCATAATTTTGGTTAGTAAAATGAACAGTGAGTAACACTATTTTTAGCACACTCTTAAACCCATTATTGGAAGCTGATCcacaaaattgtgatttttgacaagttttaaacttaaatatattttttgtccctgtaatttagtgttttttattgttttttttataaaaaattgttttatttcttgcaaaatatttgttttacttttttgttttatagtattttatataatgttttaaacaataaaagttGTAttgcaaaaagtaaaaaaagtgttatctaaaaaaagaaaaataaaacaaatatattttgtaaaaattaaaacattttgtttacagagacaaatgaaaaaattacactaagttacaaagaagaaaaagattttaagcctaaattttatttcaataatacaAATTGATGAAAAGAATGTGTTAAGAGTGTATTAGCACTATTTTCTTAGTAAATTTTACAAGATGCCATGAAATATTGGGCCCTTCGATCGGGTTAAGGCCTAAAGCCATGATACCTTTGAACTAGCATTTTACTCAGATTATTAAGGATGCGTTTATGAACGGTTTCAAATTACCGAGTATTCTTCGAGTGGTTGAGGATTCTTCGAGTCATAACCAGTTCATAAGAGAGGGTCAACGGATTGGATTCTACACTTTATTTGCACACAAGCTGGAAGTTTAAACTTTTTTGTTTCcaataaaagattaatttaattttaaacataaatgaTTCTTGGAGCTCAATTGTGCAGTGGTTGAGTGCCTTCATATAAGTTATTCATTCTTCTCAACCGAATTGTCCTTTTGTTTTATGCTTCCGTGCGGATCATCTGCTATTTgagggggaaaaaaaaaagaaacaagcagATTGTGTTATGAAATTGtccttctataaaaaaaaaggaaaaaaaaacaaaaagaggaaagttcAATTAGAAAAATACATCGGGAACAATTATTAGAGAGTGATTATTTAAGTCaatcttaatatatattatgcatAATGATTACttcaaatgacatttttttgtcTTATTAAATATCTTTAGGTCATCATCCTCTacatcttttcttcttcttatttttaaagaacAACGGatctaatatttaaattagGAATGGCAATGGGATTTTGGATCCAGGATTTGGATTTATCTTTTCAAAGAGCAATTGTCAATAACATCTCAAATTGTATGCCCTCGAATTCTAACACTTTTTTTCTTGCTCTTCCCCTTCTCATACTTTACACATTTTCCATGATTATTAGATTCTAGGCTTCATTATAACCGAAAAAATTCCaattatacatacatataacCCCGCAATAGTACCTTTTTCCTCCTCAATAATGATACGTACTCTCCTACTTACTCCTATAGATAAATAGAACCCCGAAATAGCCTTCAAATACCAATCTCATTCTAACACCTTTTGTCTCTTGTCCTTCCCCTTCTTACACTTTACACATTTTACATTAgtaagaagagttaggtctcaCTAttactggaaaaaaattataccaagATATAACCCGCAGTAGTACCTTTTTCCTCTCAATAATGATACTTCCCTACTTTCTTTTTTACCCGCTTgctttatacttttatttataagaaggaaaagtataaattaaaataaattttaaataaataaaaaagatgtagAAGTAATATTAGAGAAAAAGAATTATgcagtgtaaaataattttatacaactaaatttattaattttataataattatcttaaaaattatataaataaaaatttatgattaaataactgTGTGAAAACTAAATTTGTTAactcataatattattatttttccgcTAAAGTGAGCTAACACAGAAATTGTAGGGTCCAAGTCCAATTTAaacataagataagataagagagAAACATGCACTCGTACAAATATTACAACTACTATTATTACTTTTGACACTAAAATAGCAACACGAAATTTCTCTGAAGGTTCTGCCACACTTACAAGTAGAAAGCACGAATCCTCAAAAAGAAGCTCATATCATATGTCCACACAGGAAGGAATTGCAAGTACTTCAATGTTCCTGTACGGACAAAAGTTTCCAAAACTGTTCATGAAGACGGAAATTTCCAAGGAAATTTCTCAGGTTTCTATAAATTACCCTATTCAGCTGAAGCTAGTTCTTCAAATGATCCACCATCATATAGAAACCCTAATTTGTTACACCTACACCTTCTTCTCTCATTTTCTCATCATCACCAATCAACAACAACATGGCTAATTTGCAAGGAGGGCCTGACTTTGACAAAATCTTCCACTTCCTCTCCATTTGCATCCTTGCTTTCATCAATGAAGGCTCTTCCTCCCTCTCAAGTGCATTCATGAACGAGCCATGGTCATGGGGCATAAGCATTCCCATTAGTTTGTACGTGAAATTTGCACTTGAGATCCACACTCACCTTGGAATCTGTGTTGGGGTTGGAGTACCCTCTTTGGTCTATTGGGGTGCCACACGTGGTGCCATTGATTGGTACTGGGAAGCAGCATTGAAGTTCAACCATGAGATCTTCAAAACATGCCTTTTCAATGTTGTTATTGGGTTGCTACACTTGTTGGTGTCAAAGCTTGCTCATTACATCATTGAGTGGGTGAGGGATCACAAGCCGATGAACAACAAGGGTTTGTTGTCTCATTTGCTAGTGCTTGCAAACTTGGACTTGGAAGCACTCTCTAAACACCCTTTACTGAGGCCTATTTCTTTCAAGACTTTGTTCTTGAAGCTCATTGAGTTGCTTGTTGTGTTCTTCTACAATGGGAACATTTTGCTATTGAGTTGGTGCTTTTCAGGGCAGGTTTATAGTTATGAGGTTGGTAAGGCTATTTCTTGGGTTAGCTTGGGAAGTTCCATGTTTGTGTGGATCAAGTCTTTGGTCAGGGAACTGGGAGGAACACAACAGGAACCACTTGAAGAGAAGCCATGCATGAAGGTGGCGGAAGAGGATAATTGTTCTCCAATTCAAAGTGTGGAGACCAAGGATGATCAAGCATTAATCTGCTCATCAGAATGTTGAGGGATGAGTAGTGGTGTCAATGGGTGACTCAATGAGGTGAAGGTGGAATTGGATGATAGTCTTAAGCAGTCAATTGTAATGACTAATGAGTGATGATCTatcttttgtatatatatatatatgtgtcttGTCATGTTAGTGCTATATGAGTACTAAATGTTGAAAACATTCCTTGATGTTGTCTAGAGGTAGACATGAGTTAGGGAATAAAGGTTAAGTATGTGCATGGATTGTTAATCCTGTCAATGTTTTCATGTATGAGGACTGTCtcaatttgttctataatttcttattttacttGAGCTACATTTAAATGTAGAGTTGGTTGTAGTTTAAGAAATGAGTGTGTTTCTTTGATAACAccaaaatggtcataaattatttactcaaattaatcaattacttatttcttttgtcattttaaataaaaatgtattatgaGCATTAATACCTGTGTGGATTGATTAGGTACGAGGTTGTTTCCTTTTAACCTATAGTTTCGAGTTCAAATCATAAGTATGTAATTATATTAcgtgtttaaaaaaatagtttcatcATTCATAATAATCATATTAAACTCAAGTAAGATTGTCTATCGATCATGAAGAATCTCTAAAAGACATGAACTTAGTTGTGCATGTGGCACTGGTGCTTTAGCTTCGAATTGCTGATTAAGATATTTGGCAGATAGACCAAAACAACCATAACCTTAAATGGATAAGAGACTTCAGTGTATTGGTTTGAGAAGCACATCAATTTAATCATAGTATTATTACGGTCTAACACATTTGGAGACCCTTTTTAGCAACCTTATCCCTAGTGAGtgcattttttgtaaaatattgtCCTCAACTAAACTTTGTATCGGTACTTTTACATTGGCTGCCAACAGCTCTTGGACATGGAAAGGTGCCCATTTCTCGATCCGTTAATTTATGTGGGTCATATCTCAAGATGAAGAGTAGGAAATGGAAgccaaaatttgaataaatagcCAATTCAGTGAAAACAAGGCAGAACTCACATAATTATCTTCCTCGTAACTTTCTGGATCAGGCAACTTGGAACCCCTAGTTGTCTGAAGAGTTGTATCATCTTCAGGGGGTACATGACATGAAGACATCTTCAAACTCCCTGTCTCAAAATTTGAAGCTCCTGATTAATTGATGTGGTTAGTACACCATTCAGCAAGGTTCACCACAAAGCCAGACAATTACAAACGGCCAGGCAATTACCAGATAAAAGCAAAATTTAGACAGTTTCAATAGGTAGTTAGTTTGGAGGACTAACCCTGGCATagtggtaaagttgtgcctCAGTGACCAGTTGATCATAAgttcaaatttgaaaacaacCTCTTTGCATTTGTAAGGGCAAGGCTGTGTACAACGACCCTCGCTTATACCTTCGCGTAGTGAGGAGCCTCCGGCCACGGGTATATTAGTTCTTTTTTTCAACGGGTATATAGTTTGGAGTTAAAAAATAGGTCTAAGTTTGATTTTGTGCCTATTGAAGCTAAATCAAAATACACTGCCATTAATGGTAATAGTTCAAGTGCAACGTATGAAACCTCAAGAAACTTGCCGGCTATGTAAACAGACTCCACATACAGTTGAACGTCTGTTCTTATATATGGTTAACTTCATGAGCAATATGGTTTGTTTGGTCTGGATTTCACTCTTCTTCATGTTGGACACTTTAGTCTTCAGTAATTTAACAGTGGCTTCATATATGGTTCTCAGTTACATCATCATATGGAGGATCTGCTACAACATTCATTTCTAATACCCTAACTCTACCCTATTATTGAATATAGTTGGAAAGAAATGAAATCATTCTTAAAGGAGAAAATCcatgttttatataatttgtgatgaaaataaattttgtcaaGAAAGCTTGGCAGTTGTCTGGATCATGCATATCAGTAACTAATTACAAGCAGTACTATACCTAAGGCAGTTGTATTATTTTTGCACAAGAAAAGGCTGTAAGTGTAGGTTGGAAGAAATGCAGACAGGTTTCTTTTGCTATTACATAATTATTACACGTTGGAAGCATTCACACAGCTACAAGGGTACAGACTTTGCTCCTACATGAGGATAACTATCAATCATCTAATCCTCAAATGGCTCACTAGCACTTCAAAATTTCTTCCATCTATACCTATTTACTAACTGGAATTCGACCATACTTCTGATGAAATAAAGATGCTACATAGAAATGTTCAATCTTAACCTGCCTTGACAAAATCTTTACTAactgttttctcttctttctcatCCTGAAGTGCAGCACATCCAAGCAAGTATTGCATAGCAGAatacgaaaaaagaaaaacaagttgcAGTAGTCTGCTAGTAGCCACATGAGActgaataaaatacataaataaaattggcAGAAACTTCCAAATTACTGATGAAATTGCAGGCATATATACCTTCCAAAGTTAATAGCTAAGTCCTCTTGTTAAAAGGTCAAACTCATGAGGAAAGAGAACATCACAACATGAACCAACTGTCCAAGAAATTAAGATAAATACATAATGTATCAATAGCATGACTGTTTATGTATGTAATAATGCTTGAATGTCAAATTTCTCATGTACTCTTTGAACTTTATGCCTGTATGAGGCTAGACAACTTTTTCTGGttgacattaaaaataatatgaaaatagtataaataaaatCGTTACTCTAGAAGTCCATTCAGATGCCATTACCATTACTTCCACCACCAAGACCATGAGGACAGGTAGGCCACAGATGGCAGGGTTGTACACCATCTCCACTTAGATGCCATAGATTCCtgccaaggaaaaaaaaaaagtcatttattGTAGCAAAAAATTGCTACTTATTATACAGTATGATCCAGCCACATTAGATCAAATGAAAAGAAACAAATCCTCATCAACAAATCCAGGTTCATCTTTCTGGCAATAATACCTTTAGTTAAATTGAGTTCATTACATCCACCTCATACTTGTAAGAAAAGAAAGTAGTCATGAGTCATGACTCATGACAAACACCTTTTGCACATAATCTCAAGTGCAAAGCCTGATTATTGACCTCCAGTTACTGCCAGTAAAATCTTTCCATATATTTAGCCATCATAGATTCAGTCCCTCATAACTCATAAGCCTTACCATGCAGGCACtgacaaacaaatataatccTTTCTACAGCCAGCATTATACAGTAAATCCAGCGGCAACAATCAAATGGATTGAAGAATTACTACTGCAAACTAGGAGGATAAAACTAAATAACATGATGGGTTGAAAAAATCACTACTGATCAAGGTATGCATGTCATTGATAAAATCAAACTCATACAAAG is a window from the Glycine max cultivar Williams 82 chromosome 2, Glycine_max_v4.0, whole genome shotgun sequence genome containing:
- the LOC100305520 gene encoding Protein SPIRAL1-like 1-like, whose protein sequence is MGRGVSSGGGQSSLGYLFGSGEAPAAKPATNNAPAQPEVQAVNNAPPSKASPPTKTIDPNKAAGINSHSTDGQNTGNFITDRPSTKVHAAPGGGSSLSYLFGGPGEGK